One genomic segment of Pongo pygmaeus isolate AG05252 chromosome 19, NHGRI_mPonPyg2-v2.0_pri, whole genome shotgun sequence includes these proteins:
- the LOC129017052 gene encoding TBC1 domain family member 3G-like isoform X3, translated as MDTVEDADSWWAQEREDIIMKYEKGHRAGLPEDKGPVPVGIYGNIDHFGILHETELPPLAAQEVKNRREMRRTSKWRKMLGEWETYKHSTKLIDRVYKGIPMNIRGPVWSVLLNIQEIKLKNPRKYKIMKEKGKRSSEHIHQIDLDISGTLRKHIFFRDQYGAKQRELFYILLAYSQYNPEVGYCRDLSHIAALFLLYLPEEDAFWALVQLLASERHSLQGFHSPNVGTVQGLQDQQEHVVPRSQPKTMWHQDKEGLCGQCSSLGCLIRTLIDGISLGLTLRLWDVYLLEGEQVLMPMTSIAFKVQQKRLMKTSRCGLWARFRNQFIYPWARDDDTVLKHLRASMKKLTRKQEDLPPPAKPEQGSSASRPVPTSRGGKTLCKGDRQAPPGPPARFQRPIWSASPPRAPRSSTPCPAGAVREDIYPVGTQGVPSPALAQGGPQGSWRFLQWTSMPRLPTDLDVGGPWFPHYDFEQSCWVRAISQEDQLAPCWQAEHPAEGVTLAFTALSHNVGMDFPALQCTQH; from the exons ATGGACACGGTAGAGGACGCGGACAGTTGGTGGGCACAAGAGCGAGAGGACATCATTATGAAATACGAAAAG GGACACCGAGCTGGGCTGCCAGAGGACAAGGGGCCTGTGCCTGTTGGAATCTACGGCAACATTGATCACTTTGGAATTCTGCA TGAGACGGAGCTGCCTCCTCTGGCTGCACAGGAGGTGAAG AATCGGCGGGAGATGAGACGGACGAGCAAGTGGAGGAAAATGCTGGGAGAATGGGAGACATATAAGCACAGTACAAAA CTCATAGATCGAGTGTACAAGGGAATTCCCATGAACATCCGGGGCCCGGTGTGGTCAGTCCTCCTGAACATTCAGGAAATCAAGTTGAAAAACCCGAGAAAATACAAG ATCATGAAAGAGAAGGGCAAGAGGTCATCTGAACACATCCACCAGATCGACCTGGACATAAGCGGGACCTTAAGGAAGCATATCTTCTTCAGGGATCAATATGGAGCCAA gcAGCGGGAACTATTCTACATCCTCCTGGCATATTCGCAGTATAACCCG GAGGTGGGCTACTGCAGGGACCTCAGCCACATCGCTGCCTTGTTCCTCCTTTACCTGCCTGAGGAGGATGCATTCTGGGCACTGGTGCAGCTGCTGGCCAGTGAGAGGCACTCTCTGCAGG GATTTCACAGCCCAAATGTTGGGACAGTCCAGGGGCTCCAAGACCAACAGGAGCATGTGGTACCCAGGTCACAACCCAAGACCATGTGGCATCAG GACAAGGAAGGTCTATGTGGGCAGTGTTCCTCGTTAGGCTGCCTTATCCGGACACTGATTGACGGG ATCTCTCTCGGGCTCACCCTGCGCCTGTGGGACGTCTATTTGCTGGAAGGAGAACAGGTGTTGATGCCGATGACAAGCATTGCCTTTAAGGTTCAGCAGA AGCGCCTCATGAAGACGTCCAGGTGTGGCCTGTGGGCACGTTTTCGGAACCAGTTCATTTACCCGTGGGCCAGGGATGATGACACTGTGCTCAAGCATCTTAGGGCCTCTATGAAGAAACTAACAAGAAAGCAGGAGGACCTGCCACCCCCAG CCAAACCCGAGCAAGGGTCCTCAGCATCCAGGCCTGTGCCAACTTCACGTGGTGGGAAGACCCTCTGCAAGGGGGACAGGCAGGCccctccaggcccaccagccCGGTTCCAGCGGCCCATTTGGTCAGCTTCCCCGCCACGGGCACCTCGTTCTTCCACACCCTGTCCTGCTGGGGCTGTCCGCGAAGACATCTACCCTGTGGGCACTCAGGGTGTGCCCAGCCCGGCGCTGGCTCAGGGAGGACCTCAGGGTTCCTGGAGATTCCTGCAGTGGACCTCCATGCCCCGCCTCCCAACGGACCTGGATGTAGGGGGCCCTTGGTTCCCCCATTATGATTTCGAACAGAGCTGCTGGGTCCGTGCCATATCCCAGGAGGACCAGCTGGCCCCCTGCTGGCAGGCTGAACACCCTGCGGAGGGGGTGACATTGGCTTTCACTGCACTGAGCCACAACGTGGGCATGGACTTCCCGGCCCTGCAGTGCACCCAGCACTGA
- the LOC129017052 gene encoding TBC1 domain family member 3G-like isoform X1 yields MMSLSVLNSALPPKRSLPEMDTVEDADSWWAQEREDIIMKYEKGHRAGLPEDKGPVPVGIYGNIDHFGILHETELPPLAAQEVKNRREMRRTSKWRKMLGEWETYKHSTKLIDRVYKGIPMNIRGPVWSVLLNIQEIKLKNPRKYKIMKEKGKRSSEHIHQIDLDISGTLRKHIFFRDQYGAKQRELFYILLAYSQYNPEVGYCRDLSHIAALFLLYLPEEDAFWALVQLLASERHSLQGFHSPNVGTVQGLQDQQEHVVPRSQPKTMWHQDKEGLCGQCSSLGCLIRTLIDGISLGLTLRLWDVYLLEGEQVLMPMTSIAFKVQQKRLMKTSRCGLWARFRNQFIYPWARDDDTVLKHLRASMKKLTRKQEDLPPPAKPEQGSSASRPVPTSRGGKTLCKGDRQAPPGPPARFQRPIWSASPPRAPRSSTPCPAGAVREDIYPVGTQGVPSPALAQGGPQGSWRFLQWTSMPRLPTDLDVGGPWFPHYDFEQSCWVRAISQEDQLAPCWQAEHPAEGVTLAFTALSHNVGMDFPALQCTQH; encoded by the exons ATGATGTCCCTGTCTGTCCTGAACTCGGCCCTTCCTCCAAAGAGAAGCCTTCCTGA GATGGACACGGTAGAGGACGCGGACAGTTGGTGGGCACAAGAGCGAGAGGACATCATTATGAAATACGAAAAG GGACACCGAGCTGGGCTGCCAGAGGACAAGGGGCCTGTGCCTGTTGGAATCTACGGCAACATTGATCACTTTGGAATTCTGCA TGAGACGGAGCTGCCTCCTCTGGCTGCACAGGAGGTGAAG AATCGGCGGGAGATGAGACGGACGAGCAAGTGGAGGAAAATGCTGGGAGAATGGGAGACATATAAGCACAGTACAAAA CTCATAGATCGAGTGTACAAGGGAATTCCCATGAACATCCGGGGCCCGGTGTGGTCAGTCCTCCTGAACATTCAGGAAATCAAGTTGAAAAACCCGAGAAAATACAAG ATCATGAAAGAGAAGGGCAAGAGGTCATCTGAACACATCCACCAGATCGACCTGGACATAAGCGGGACCTTAAGGAAGCATATCTTCTTCAGGGATCAATATGGAGCCAA gcAGCGGGAACTATTCTACATCCTCCTGGCATATTCGCAGTATAACCCG GAGGTGGGCTACTGCAGGGACCTCAGCCACATCGCTGCCTTGTTCCTCCTTTACCTGCCTGAGGAGGATGCATTCTGGGCACTGGTGCAGCTGCTGGCCAGTGAGAGGCACTCTCTGCAGG GATTTCACAGCCCAAATGTTGGGACAGTCCAGGGGCTCCAAGACCAACAGGAGCATGTGGTACCCAGGTCACAACCCAAGACCATGTGGCATCAG GACAAGGAAGGTCTATGTGGGCAGTGTTCCTCGTTAGGCTGCCTTATCCGGACACTGATTGACGGG ATCTCTCTCGGGCTCACCCTGCGCCTGTGGGACGTCTATTTGCTGGAAGGAGAACAGGTGTTGATGCCGATGACAAGCATTGCCTTTAAGGTTCAGCAGA AGCGCCTCATGAAGACGTCCAGGTGTGGCCTGTGGGCACGTTTTCGGAACCAGTTCATTTACCCGTGGGCCAGGGATGATGACACTGTGCTCAAGCATCTTAGGGCCTCTATGAAGAAACTAACAAGAAAGCAGGAGGACCTGCCACCCCCAG CCAAACCCGAGCAAGGGTCCTCAGCATCCAGGCCTGTGCCAACTTCACGTGGTGGGAAGACCCTCTGCAAGGGGGACAGGCAGGCccctccaggcccaccagccCGGTTCCAGCGGCCCATTTGGTCAGCTTCCCCGCCACGGGCACCTCGTTCTTCCACACCCTGTCCTGCTGGGGCTGTCCGCGAAGACATCTACCCTGTGGGCACTCAGGGTGTGCCCAGCCCGGCGCTGGCTCAGGGAGGACCTCAGGGTTCCTGGAGATTCCTGCAGTGGACCTCCATGCCCCGCCTCCCAACGGACCTGGATGTAGGGGGCCCTTGGTTCCCCCATTATGATTTCGAACAGAGCTGCTGGGTCCGTGCCATATCCCAGGAGGACCAGCTGGCCCCCTGCTGGCAGGCTGAACACCCTGCGGAGGGGGTGACATTGGCTTTCACTGCACTGAGCCACAACGTGGGCATGGACTTCCCGGCCCTGCAGTGCACCCAGCACTGA
- the LOC129017052 gene encoding TBC1 domain family member 3G-like isoform X2 encodes MGPSPLAGGNHSTCWGRMDTVEDADSWWAQEREDIIMKYEKGHRAGLPEDKGPVPVGIYGNIDHFGILHETELPPLAAQEVKNRREMRRTSKWRKMLGEWETYKHSTKLIDRVYKGIPMNIRGPVWSVLLNIQEIKLKNPRKYKIMKEKGKRSSEHIHQIDLDISGTLRKHIFFRDQYGAKQRELFYILLAYSQYNPEVGYCRDLSHIAALFLLYLPEEDAFWALVQLLASERHSLQGFHSPNVGTVQGLQDQQEHVVPRSQPKTMWHQDKEGLCGQCSSLGCLIRTLIDGISLGLTLRLWDVYLLEGEQVLMPMTSIAFKVQQKRLMKTSRCGLWARFRNQFIYPWARDDDTVLKHLRASMKKLTRKQEDLPPPAKPEQGSSASRPVPTSRGGKTLCKGDRQAPPGPPARFQRPIWSASPPRAPRSSTPCPAGAVREDIYPVGTQGVPSPALAQGGPQGSWRFLQWTSMPRLPTDLDVGGPWFPHYDFEQSCWVRAISQEDQLAPCWQAEHPAEGVTLAFTALSHNVGMDFPALQCTQH; translated from the exons ATGGGCCCTTCACCCTTGGCAGGTGGAAACCATTCAACCTGCTGGGGCAG GATGGACACGGTAGAGGACGCGGACAGTTGGTGGGCACAAGAGCGAGAGGACATCATTATGAAATACGAAAAG GGACACCGAGCTGGGCTGCCAGAGGACAAGGGGCCTGTGCCTGTTGGAATCTACGGCAACATTGATCACTTTGGAATTCTGCA TGAGACGGAGCTGCCTCCTCTGGCTGCACAGGAGGTGAAG AATCGGCGGGAGATGAGACGGACGAGCAAGTGGAGGAAAATGCTGGGAGAATGGGAGACATATAAGCACAGTACAAAA CTCATAGATCGAGTGTACAAGGGAATTCCCATGAACATCCGGGGCCCGGTGTGGTCAGTCCTCCTGAACATTCAGGAAATCAAGTTGAAAAACCCGAGAAAATACAAG ATCATGAAAGAGAAGGGCAAGAGGTCATCTGAACACATCCACCAGATCGACCTGGACATAAGCGGGACCTTAAGGAAGCATATCTTCTTCAGGGATCAATATGGAGCCAA gcAGCGGGAACTATTCTACATCCTCCTGGCATATTCGCAGTATAACCCG GAGGTGGGCTACTGCAGGGACCTCAGCCACATCGCTGCCTTGTTCCTCCTTTACCTGCCTGAGGAGGATGCATTCTGGGCACTGGTGCAGCTGCTGGCCAGTGAGAGGCACTCTCTGCAGG GATTTCACAGCCCAAATGTTGGGACAGTCCAGGGGCTCCAAGACCAACAGGAGCATGTGGTACCCAGGTCACAACCCAAGACCATGTGGCATCAG GACAAGGAAGGTCTATGTGGGCAGTGTTCCTCGTTAGGCTGCCTTATCCGGACACTGATTGACGGG ATCTCTCTCGGGCTCACCCTGCGCCTGTGGGACGTCTATTTGCTGGAAGGAGAACAGGTGTTGATGCCGATGACAAGCATTGCCTTTAAGGTTCAGCAGA AGCGCCTCATGAAGACGTCCAGGTGTGGCCTGTGGGCACGTTTTCGGAACCAGTTCATTTACCCGTGGGCCAGGGATGATGACACTGTGCTCAAGCATCTTAGGGCCTCTATGAAGAAACTAACAAGAAAGCAGGAGGACCTGCCACCCCCAG CCAAACCCGAGCAAGGGTCCTCAGCATCCAGGCCTGTGCCAACTTCACGTGGTGGGAAGACCCTCTGCAAGGGGGACAGGCAGGCccctccaggcccaccagccCGGTTCCAGCGGCCCATTTGGTCAGCTTCCCCGCCACGGGCACCTCGTTCTTCCACACCCTGTCCTGCTGGGGCTGTCCGCGAAGACATCTACCCTGTGGGCACTCAGGGTGTGCCCAGCCCGGCGCTGGCTCAGGGAGGACCTCAGGGTTCCTGGAGATTCCTGCAGTGGACCTCCATGCCCCGCCTCCCAACGGACCTGGATGTAGGGGGCCCTTGGTTCCCCCATTATGATTTCGAACAGAGCTGCTGGGTCCGTGCCATATCCCAGGAGGACCAGCTGGCCCCCTGCTGGCAGGCTGAACACCCTGCGGAGGGGGTGACATTGGCTTTCACTGCACTGAGCCACAACGTGGGCATGGACTTCCCGGCCCTGCAGTGCACCCAGCACTGA